The following are encoded in a window of Flavobacterium psychrotrophum genomic DNA:
- the gyrA gene encoding DNA gyrase subunit A has translation MAEGEKLIPINIEDQMKSAYIDYSMSVIVSRALPDVRDGLKPVHRRVLYGMYELGVLSNRAHKKSARIVGEVLGKFHPHGDSSVYDAMVRMAQEWSLRYLLVDGQGNFGSVDGDSPAAMRYTEARLRKISEDIMSDLDKETVDFQLNFDDTLQEPTVMPTRVPNLLINGASGIAVGMATNMPPHNLSEVIDGTLAYIDNNEIEIDELMHHIKAPDFPTGGIIYGYEGVREAFKTGRGRVVMRAKTNFEEIDGRECIIVTEIPYQVNKAEMIKKTADMVNEKRIEGIANIRDESDRNGMRIVYILKREAVPNVVLNTLFKFTQLQSSFSVNNIALVDGRPHLLNLKEMIHYFVEHRHDVVVRRTKYELRKAEERAHILEGLIIASDNIDEVIAIIRGSKDGEEARAKLIERFNLSEIQARAIVEMRLRQLTGLEQDKLRAEYSEIMKLIGELKALLESKELRMQLIKEELAEVKDKYGDERRSQIEYAGGDVSIEDLIADENVVITISHAGYIKRTPLSEYKTQNRGGVGQKGVATRDQDFLEHLFVATNHNYMLFFTQKGKCFWMRVYEIPEGSKTSKGRAIQNLINIENDDKVKAFICTQDLKNQDYINSHYVIMATKQGIVKKTLLEQYSRPRLNGIAAITIREDDELLEAKLTTGESQVLIAVKSGKLVRFEEGKTRPMGRSASGVRGITLADDKDEVIGMVSVNDMNSEILVVSEKGYGKRSSLEDYRITNRGGKGVKTLGITDKTGALVSINSVTDADDLMIINKSGLTIRMAVSDLRVMGRATQGVRLINIKGNDSIAAVTKVMREEDAVDEAVLEALDGADENGVNGIIVPEGTEAEDLDITPEDFTGEDEETSEE, from the coding sequence ATGGCAGAAGGAGAAAAGTTAATTCCCATTAATATAGAAGACCAGATGAAGAGTGCTTACATTGACTATTCAATGTCAGTAATCGTGTCGAGGGCGCTTCCTGATGTGAGGGATGGCTTGAAACCCGTGCATAGAAGGGTACTATACGGAATGTATGAACTGGGTGTACTTAGTAACAGGGCTCACAAAAAATCTGCAAGGATTGTGGGTGAGGTACTGGGTAAGTTTCACCCGCATGGCGATTCATCTGTATATGATGCAATGGTGCGTATGGCACAGGAGTGGAGCCTGCGTTACTTATTAGTAGACGGGCAGGGTAACTTTGGATCTGTAGACGGCGACAGCCCCGCAGCAATGCGATATACCGAGGCAAGGCTTAGAAAAATATCTGAGGATATTATGAGCGATCTTGACAAGGAAACAGTAGACTTTCAGTTAAACTTTGACGATACCCTGCAGGAGCCTACGGTAATGCCTACGCGCGTACCTAACCTGCTTATAAACGGTGCCAGCGGTATAGCCGTGGGTATGGCTACTAATATGCCACCCCACAACCTTAGCGAGGTTATAGACGGTACACTTGCTTACATTGATAATAATGAGATAGAGATAGACGAGCTTATGCACCATATTAAAGCCCCCGATTTTCCTACGGGCGGTATAATATATGGGTATGAGGGCGTGCGCGAAGCCTTTAAAACAGGCCGTGGCCGTGTAGTAATGCGTGCCAAGACCAACTTTGAAGAGATAGACGGGCGCGAGTGTATTATTGTTACCGAGATTCCTTATCAGGTTAACAAAGCCGAGATGATCAAGAAAACGGCTGACATGGTTAACGAAAAAAGGATTGAGGGCATAGCAAACATTCGTGATGAGTCTGACCGTAACGGTATGCGTATCGTATATATATTAAAGAGGGAGGCAGTGCCAAATGTGGTGCTTAATACCCTGTTTAAATTTACGCAGCTGCAATCGTCATTCAGCGTTAATAACATTGCCCTTGTAGACGGCAGGCCACACCTGCTTAACCTTAAAGAAATGATCCACTATTTTGTGGAACACAGGCATGATGTTGTAGTGCGCCGTACCAAGTACGAACTTCGCAAAGCCGAAGAAAGGGCACACATATTAGAGGGTCTTATTATAGCATCTGATAATATAGACGAGGTTATTGCCATTATCCGCGGATCTAAGGATGGTGAAGAAGCCCGTGCAAAATTGATTGAACGCTTTAACCTGAGCGAAATACAGGCACGTGCTATTGTAGAGATGCGCCTTCGCCAGCTTACCGGCCTGGAGCAGGATAAGCTTCGTGCAGAATACAGCGAGATCATGAAATTAATAGGCGAGTTAAAAGCACTCCTTGAAAGTAAGGAGCTTAGGATGCAGCTTATTAAAGAAGAGCTTGCAGAAGTGAAAGATAAATATGGCGACGAGCGCCGTAGTCAGATAGAATATGCAGGTGGCGATGTAAGCATCGAAGACCTTATTGCCGATGAAAATGTGGTTATTACCATATCTCACGCGGGTTACATTAAGCGTACGCCACTTAGCGAATATAAAACACAAAACAGGGGAGGTGTAGGACAGAAAGGTGTGGCTACCCGCGACCAGGACTTCCTGGAGCACCTGTTTGTGGCTACTAACCACAACTATATGCTGTTCTTTACCCAAAAGGGTAAATGTTTCTGGATGCGTGTTTACGAAATTCCGGAAGGTAGTAAAACAAGTAAAGGCCGTGCGATACAAAACCTTATTAATATAGAAAATGATGATAAGGTAAAAGCATTCATTTGTACACAGGATCTTAAAAACCAGGATTACATAAACAGCCACTACGTTATTATGGCTACAAAACAGGGTATAGTTAAAAAGACCCTGCTTGAGCAATATTCACGTCCGCGACTTAACGGTATTGCAGCCATTACCATCCGTGAGGATGATGAACTGCTTGAAGCTAAACTTACCACAGGCGAAAGCCAGGTACTTATAGCGGTTAAGAGTGGTAAGCTGGTGCGTTTTGAAGAAGGTAAGACAAGACCGATGGGACGTAGCGCCTCTGGTGTTCGCGGTATTACCCTTGCCGATGATAAGGACGAAGTAATTGGCATGGTATCTGTAAATGATATGAACAGTGAAATACTTGTAGTATCAGAAAAAGGATATGGCAAGCGTTCAAGCCTTGAAGATTACCGCATTACAAACCGTGGTGGTAAGGGTGTAAAAACACTGGGCATTACAGATAAAACCGGCGCGTTGGTATCTATAAACAGTGTTACTGATGCCGATGACCTTATGATCATCAACAAATCTGGCCTTACCATACGCATGGCCGTAAGCGACCTTAGGGTAATGGGCCGTGCTACACAGGGGGTACGCCTTATTAATATTAAAGGTAATGACTCTATTGCTGCTGTAACTAAAGTAATGCGTGAGGAAGATGCGGTTGATGAAGCTGTACTTGAAGCATTAGACGGTGCTGATGAAAATGGTGTAAACGGCATTATAGTACCGGAAGGTACCGAGGCCGAAGACCTTGACATTACCCCGGAAGATTTTACAGGAGAAGACGAGGAAACAAGTGAAGAATAA